The genomic window CATCGGTACCCGCCGGCCCAGCCGCGGATACGCCACGATCCGGACCCGCGTCAGATCTTCACGCCGGTAGACCCGGCGCCCCCGTAACCGGGTCGCCGAGAGCGCCGGGACGCCGTCGACGTCGGTGACCGCGAGCCGCGGCCGCTGCACCGCTCCGAGACCGGCGAGCACCAGCATGGCGACCGCCGCCAGCGCGGCCAGGAACAGGCCGGGGGCGTCGAGCCGCAGCAGCAGCGCGGCCGTGATCATGGCGAGCCCGCCGACGGCCAGCGCGACGACGGCACCCGTCGGTGTCGACCAGTCCGGTGCCTGTTCATCCGCGGGCATGTGCACAACCCGCCGAGTTGTCCACAGGGGTTATCCACACTGGGGATGAATAACATCTGTGTAATTGGACGCGCGGGGCGATACGCACGGAGCGACCGCGGATCATCGACGCGCCGGTCAGCGCCATTTCATGGTCATGACGAGACCGACGACCATGAATCCGAAGCCGATCAGGAAGTTGTACGCACCCAGATCGTTCATCCAGGTGATGTTCTCGGCGGCCAAGTAGTACACGATCAGCCATGCCAGGCCGACGAGCATGAATCCGAGCATCACCGACACGTACAGCGCACTCGACGGACCGGCCTTCACCTTCACCGGGGTGCGGTTCGCGGGATTGATCGTGTAATCGGTCTTCTTCCGGACCTTCGACTTCGGCATGACGTCCTTGTTTCGTGTGGATGTGTCGTACGGGTGGAGCCTGCGCTCGCATACCCGGATCCAACCGGGCGAACAGGGTAGATTCGCTCTACCTGTTGTGCAGTACACGCTAGCCGAAACGAGCGCGACCAGGGACCGGTCGCGCACAGATCGTCCGTGGTGGGAGTGGGGATCGAGGGTGCCGGACGTGGAGCAACGACCACCGGGTGCACGACGACCGCGGTTCGGGTTCTGGTCCGTCGCCGTGCTGGTGGTGTGTCTCGTCGCCGGACTGCTGCTGGCGACCACCCGGGAGGTGTCGCACGGCAACGAGATCCGGGCCGCCGACTCGACCCGCCTGTCCGATCTGGTGCGGCGCGCGCAGGTCGACGTCGACCGGGCCGCGGACGCCCGCGACGATCTCGCCGACCGGGTGCAGCGCCTGCAGGAGGACGCGGCGGGCACCGACAGCCGGGTCGCGGAAGTACTCGCCGAATCCGGTGACCTCGCTGCCGCCGCCGGACTGACCCCGCTCACCGGACCCGGCATCGTCGTCACCCTCACCGACGCGCCCCGCGACGCCGACGGCAAATATCCGTCGGGGGCATCCCCCGACGATCTCGTCGTCCACCAGCAGGACGTGCAGAGCGTCCTCAACGCACTGTGGGCCGGTGGCGCCGAGGCGATCGCGATGCAGGACCAACGGATCGTGAACACGTCCGCCCCCCGGTGCATCGGGAACACGCTGCTGCTGCACGGGCGCACCTACAGCCCGCCGTACGTGGTCACCGCGATCGGGGACCCGGCCCGGCTCGCGGCGACCCTCGCGAACGAGCCCGGCATCAAGATGTTCAAGCAGTACGCGGTCCGGTACGGGCTGGGCTACACGCAGCAGGAATCGGACCGGCTCACCGTGCCCGCCTACACCGGGCAACTGCACACCGAGTACGCACAGCCGGTGGCCTGACGGGCAGGCGCTACCCTGCTCCCATGCGCATCCTCGTCGTCGACAACTACGACAGCTTCGTGTTCAACCTGGTCCAGTACCTGGGTCAGCTCGGAACGCAGGCCGAAGTGTGGCGCAACGACGACCCCCGGCTGACCGGGGCCGACGCGATCGCGTCCGCCGCCGCCGACTTCGACGGCATCCTGCTCAGCCCCGGACCGGGCACCCCGCAGCGGGCCGGGGCGACGATGCCGCTGGTCGACGCGTGCGCGGCCGCCCGGACCCCGCTGCTCGGCGTGTGCCTGGGGCATCAGGCGATCGGCGCCGCGTTCGGTGCCACCGTCGACCGGGCCCCGGAACTGTTGCACGGCAAGACCAGCCTGGTCCACCACAACGACCAGGGTGTCCTGGCCGGGCTGCCCGACCCCTTCACCGCCACCCGCTACCACTCGCTGACCGTCCTCGAGAACACCATCCCCGCGGAACTGGAGGTCACCGCCCACACCGACAGCGGCATCGTCATGGCGATGCGGCACCGGGAACTGCCCATCCACGGCGTGCAGTTCCATCCCGAATCGGTGCTCACGCAGGGCGGCCACCGGATGCTCGCGAACTGGCTCGGGATGTGCGGGCAGGCGCCCGCCGAGACGCTCGTCGCGACCCTCGAGGACGAGGTCGCCCGCTCGCTCGGCGACGCCCTCGCCCGCTAGGCCCTACCGGGGGATACCGAGTTCGCCGACGAGGACCGTCAGCGTCTCGTTCTTCGCGACGTCACTGCCCGGTGACTGCTGCTGCCCGACGATCTTGCCGACCAGGTCGGTGTCCAACGTCGGCTGCTTCTTCTGCGACAGCTGATTCGACGACCCGGTCCAACCGGCCCGACGCAGCGCGTCCACCGCCTGCGCCGGCGTCATCTGCGTCAGATCCGGCATCGTGAACAGCTTGCCGTTCGACACCTGGAGCCGGATCGTGTCGCCCTTCGCGGCGGACGAGCCACCGGTCGGCGTCATCGCGACGACCTGCCCCTCCGGCTTCCCGGAATCGACCTTCTCGACCTCCACCTTGAAGCCGGCGCCCTCGATGTTCGGCTGCGCCACGTCGACGGTCTGACCGACGACGTTCGGGACCCGTACCTGTTCGGGGCCGGAACCGAGGGTGATCGCCACCGTCGAATCCAGATTCACCTTCGCACCGGTCGACGGTTCCTGACCGGTCACCTTGTCGAGCTGGTCCGGATCCGACGGTGCCCGGCCGATCTCGGAGTCGAGCCGCAGACCGACCGCGGCGAGCGCCTGGACGGCGTCGTCCTGGCTCATCCCCGTCAACTTCGGTACCTGCACCTGCTCGGGACCCGACGACACCTGCAGGGTGACCTTGCTGTTCTCGTCGACCGACGTGCCCGCCGACGGATTGGTGCCGATGGCGTTGCCGACCGCGACGACCGCGTCCGGCCGGGACTGGATCGTCGAATCGAGTTTGGCGTCACGCAGCATTGCGACCGCCTCCGCCTGGCTGCGGCCCGCGACGTTCGGCACCGTCACCTTCGCCGGCGTCGACAGCACCGAGAACGCGAACGCGCCGATGATGCCGACCACGATCAGCGCCGCCAGCGAGAGCAGCACGGTGCGGGTGGTGTTCGACTTCTTCGCCGGCTTCGACGGGGTGATCACCTGTGGGGTGGCCGTCACGGTCGCCGTGCGTGCCGACTCCGGGGTGTATCCGGAGCTGGTGTCGTCGTCTGCGGCGGGCCCGAACATCGTGGTTCGTTCCTCGTTGGAGAGCACCATCGGGGCGCTCGGACGCTGCCCGCCGAGTATCCGCACCAGATCGCTGCGCATCTCCGCGGCACTCTGATACCGGTTGGCGGGATTTTTGCTCATCGCCTTGAGGATCACCGAATCCAGCACCGGCGGGATCGCCGGATTCACCAGTGACGGCGTCCTCGGATCCTCCCGCACGTGCTGGTAGGCCACCGCCACCGGCGAATCCCCCGTGAACGGCGGCTCCCCGGTGAGGATCTCGAACAGCACACAGCCGAGCGAGTAGACGTCCGAGCGGGCGTCGACCTGCTCGCCACGAGCCTGCTCCGGCGACAGATACTGTGCGGTGCCGATCACCGCGGCCGTCTGCGTCATCGTGCTCGTGCCGTCGGCGATGGCGCGGGCGATACCGAAATCCATCACCTTCACCGCACCGGCACGGTTGATCATGATGTTGGCGGGCTTGATGTCCCGGTGCACGATGCCGTTGCGGTGACTGAAGTCGAGCGCCGCACACACGTCGGCGACGACCTCCATCGCCCGCCGCGGCGCCATCGGCCCCTCGGCGCGGACGATGTCGCGCAGCGTGTCACCGTCGACGTACTCCATCACGATGTACGGCAGCGGACCGCTGTCCGTCTCCGCCTCACCGGTGTCGTAGACCGCGACGATCGCCGGATGGTTCAGCGCCGCCGCGTTCTGTGCCTCGCGGCGGAACCGCAGGTAGAACGTGGGATCGCGGGCGAGGTCGGCGCGCAGCACCTTCACGGCGAC from Prescottella sp. R16 includes these protein-coding regions:
- the crgA gene encoding cell division protein CrgA; this encodes MPKSKVRKKTDYTINPANRTPVKVKAGPSSALYVSVMLGFMLVGLAWLIVYYLAAENITWMNDLGAYNFLIGFGFMVVGLVMTMKWR
- a CDS encoding aminodeoxychorismate/anthranilate synthase component II, with amino-acid sequence MRILVVDNYDSFVFNLVQYLGQLGTQAEVWRNDDPRLTGADAIASAAADFDGILLSPGPGTPQRAGATMPLVDACAAARTPLLGVCLGHQAIGAAFGATVDRAPELLHGKTSLVHHNDQGVLAGLPDPFTATRYHSLTVLENTIPAELEVTAHTDSGIVMAMRHRELPIHGVQFHPESVLTQGGHRMLANWLGMCGQAPAETLVATLEDEVARSLGDALAR
- the pknB gene encoding Stk1 family PASTA domain-containing Ser/Thr kinase — protein: MTTPRNLSSRYELGETLGFGGMSEVHRARDLRLSRDVAVKVLRADLARDPTFYLRFRREAQNAAALNHPAIVAVYDTGEAETDSGPLPYIVMEYVDGDTLRDIVRAEGPMAPRRAMEVVADVCAALDFSHRNGIVHRDIKPANIMINRAGAVKVMDFGIARAIADGTSTMTQTAAVIGTAQYLSPEQARGEQVDARSDVYSLGCVLFEILTGEPPFTGDSPVAVAYQHVREDPRTPSLVNPAIPPVLDSVILKAMSKNPANRYQSAAEMRSDLVRILGGQRPSAPMVLSNEERTTMFGPAADDDTSSGYTPESARTATVTATPQVITPSKPAKKSNTTRTVLLSLAALIVVGIIGAFAFSVLSTPAKVTVPNVAGRSQAEAVAMLRDAKLDSTIQSRPDAVVAVGNAIGTNPSAGTSVDENSKVTLQVSSGPEQVQVPKLTGMSQDDAVQALAAVGLRLDSEIGRAPSDPDQLDKVTGQEPSTGAKVNLDSTVAITLGSGPEQVRVPNVVGQTVDVAQPNIEGAGFKVEVEKVDSGKPEGQVVAMTPTGGSSAAKGDTIRLQVSNGKLFTMPDLTQMTPAQAVDALRRAGWTGSSNQLSQKKQPTLDTDLVGKIVGQQQSPGSDVAKNETLTVLVGELGIPR
- a CDS encoding PH domain-containing protein, which translates into the protein MPADEQAPDWSTPTGAVVALAVGGLAMITAALLLRLDAPGLFLAALAAVAMLVLAGLGAVQRPRLAVTDVDGVPALSATRLRGRRVYRREDLTRVRIVAYPRLGRRVPMLEIDALDPDGTERLLIFGRWDLGVDPTIVFDALAVRGLAPQ
- a CDS encoding DUF881 domain-containing protein; amino-acid sequence: MEQRPPGARRPRFGFWSVAVLVVCLVAGLLLATTREVSHGNEIRAADSTRLSDLVRRAQVDVDRAADARDDLADRVQRLQEDAAGTDSRVAEVLAESGDLAAAAGLTPLTGPGIVVTLTDAPRDADGKYPSGASPDDLVVHQQDVQSVLNALWAGGAEAIAMQDQRIVNTSAPRCIGNTLLLHGRTYSPPYVVTAIGDPARLAATLANEPGIKMFKQYAVRYGLGYTQQESDRLTVPAYTGQLHTEYAQPVA